One window of the Triticum dicoccoides isolate Atlit2015 ecotype Zavitan chromosome 3B, WEW_v2.0, whole genome shotgun sequence genome contains the following:
- the LOC119278556 gene encoding glucan endo-1,3-beta-glucosidase, acidic isoform-like, whose amino-acid sequence MAGNRACMFSVALALLGVLLASIPTTVQSIGVCYGVNGDGLPSASDVVQLYQSNGITGMRIYFPDANALQALSGSNIGLIVDVANEDLASLASDRSAATAWVQTNVQAYQGLNIKYIAAGNEVGDQGGDTGNILPAMQNLDAALSAAGLGGIKVSTSVSQGVTTGYPPSQGTFSAGYMGPIAQYLASIGAPLLANVYPYFSYVDNQAQIDINYALFTSPGTVVQDGANAYQNLFDALVDTFYSALESAGAGSVNVVVSESGWPSAGGTAATTDNAQTYNQNLIKHVGQGTPKRPSAIEAYVFAMFNEDKKGPAEIEKHFGLFNPDKSPAYPISF is encoded by the exons ATGGCAGGGAATCGTGCCTGCATGTTTTCGGTGGCGTTGGCCCTTCTTGGAGTGCTCCTGGCATCCATTCCTACAA CGGTGCAGTCCATCGGCGTGTGCTACGGAGTGAACGGCGACGGCCTGCCCTCGGCCAGCGACGTCGTGCAGCTCTACCAGTCCAACGGCATCACCGGCATGCGCATCTACTTCCCGGACGCCAACGCCCTGCAGGCCCTCAGCGGCAGCAACATCGGCCTCATCGTCGACGTGGCCAACGAGGACCTCGCCTCCCTTGCCTCCGAccgctccgccgccaccgcctgggTCCAGACCAACGTGCAGGCCTACCAGGGCCTCAACATCAAGTACATCGCCGCCGGTAACGAGGTGGGCGACCAGGGCGGCGACACGGGGAACATCCTCCCGGCCATGCAGAACCTCGACGCCGCACTCTCCGCGGCCGGGCTCGGCGGCATCAAGGTGTCCACGTCGGTCTCGCAGGGCGTGACCACCGGGTACCCTCCCTCCCAAGGCACCTTCTCCGCCGGATACATGGGTCCCATAGCGCAGTACCTGGCCAGCATCGGCGCCCCGCTGCTCGCCAACGTGTACCCCTACTTCTCGTACGTGGACAACCAGGCCCAGATCGACATCAACTACGCGCTCTTCACGTCGCCGGGCACCGTGGTGCAGGACGGCGCCAACGCGTACCAGAACCTGTTCGACGCCCTCGTCGACACGTTCTACTCCGCGCTGGAGAGCGCCGGCGCCGGGAGCgtcaacgtggtggtgtcggagagCGGGTGGCCGTCCGCCGGCGGCACGGCGGCGACCACGGACAACGCGCAGACGTACAACCAGAACCTGATCAAACATGTCGGACAGGGGACGCCCAAGAGGCCCAGTGCCATCGAGGCCTACGTGTTCGCCATGTTCAACGAGGACAAGAAGGGCCCGGCTGAGATCGAGAAGCACTTTGGGCTCTTCAACCCGGACAAATCGCCGGCTTACCCCATCAGTTTCTAG